In Bactrocera oleae isolate idBacOlea1 chromosome 5, idBacOlea1, whole genome shotgun sequence, a genomic segment contains:
- the LOC106618903 gene encoding transmembrane protein 198: MHSVNVYESEDERRHGHDDTRELQNLDWPFLIKGILESPSCTTTTPDTMAAMLWTITAVFGIVYALLGYRCLRAVGFLSGLMVGANAIFMLQDFQVTLLGKPADSALAIVAGLLGAVIGSTYPVASILISAFAGALVAGAAMAVCVATMPDNDFGYREIYVAIAGGAVICSVLTFCCAKYVTILTSSIVGSAMIITAIDFFMHNLDTINWILNMKPNPLPPPCYGGILICSWPVAIIISIMVQCFITAWRVDHRKRVYLRHHHQMARCGAGGLPTNRMSGRPRETREEASQRKYRYLYQVRTARGDIISQNFVSALQKRIQLGGTETPSERSIKTSSNERNTFRSDRTHFTTIPDSEMCDKIEIVRDLG, encoded by the exons ATGCATTCCGTGAACGTGTATGAAAGTGAGGATGAGCGACGCCATGGCCATGATGACACACGCGAATTGCAGAACTTGGATTGGCCCTTCTTGATTAAG GGCATTCTGGAGAGCCCatcatgcacaacaacaacaccagacACTATGGCCGCGATGCTGTGGACAATTACAGCGGTGTTTGGTATTGTTTACGCGCTGCTCG GCTATCGCTGTCTGCGCGCGGTGGGTTTCTTAAGCGGTCTGATGGTCGGTGCAAATGCGATTTTCATGTTGCAGGACTTTCAAGTAACGCTGCTCGGCAAACCGGCCGATTCGGCATTAGCGATCGTGGCGGGCTTGCTGGGTGCCGTGATTGGCTCGACATACCCGGTAGCATCTATACTGATTAGCGCATTCGCGGGCGCGCTGGTCGCTGGCGCAGCGATGGCTGTGTGCGTGGCCACAATGCCAGACAATGACTTTGGC TATCGCGAAATTTATGTCGCCATCGCGGGTGGCGCGGTCATTTGCTCGGTGCTGACGTTTTGCTGCGCTAAATATGTGACCATACTGACATCGAGCATCGTTGGCAGCGCGATGATTATAACCGCTATCGATTTTTTCATGCACAACCTAGACACGATAAATTGG attttaaatatgaaaCCGAATCCGCTGCCACCGCCTTGCTACGGCGGCATTTTGATATGCTCTTGGCCGGTGGCGATCATCATCAGCATAATGGTGCAGTGCTTTATCACGGCCTGGCGCGTCGATCATCGCAAGCGCGTCTACCTGCGACACCACCACCAAATGGCACGCTGCGGCGCCGGCGGATTGCCGACGAATCGCATGAGCGGACGACCGCGCGAAACGCGCGAGGAGGCCAGTCAACGCAAGTACCGTTATCTGTATCAGGTGCGCACGGCGCGCGGCGACATTATTTCGCAG AACTTTGTGTCAGCTTTGCAAAAGCGCATACAACTGGGCGGCACCGAAACGCCCTCAGAACGCTCGATTAAAACGAGTTCGAACGAACGCAATACATTTCGCAGCGATCGCACACACTTCACTACCATACCCGATTCCGAAATGTGCGACAAAATCGAAATTGTGCGTGATCTAGGATAA